The nucleotide window aatttacagcATTTCGCATCTCCACCGATTAAATGTGTAAGGGCTAAAAATGAACATGTACTTACTCCGAATTTAAACGCTCGATAGAAGACATAATTTTATCCACAACGGACTCAACTAAGACTTCGTCCACTTTGAGGTTTGCTCTTGTCACAATGTTTTCATTATCGAGCCCCATAGTTGTATCATCTTCGGGCCAAACGTGAGAACTTATAACCCACTTTATTCCTTGAAATCGCGTAACTTTTTGGCGCGTGGTCTTGTAATCACACGAAGGTAGAAAATTCTCAATAGGAAtaaaaggcaaagaataaaACTTGAAGTAATCGTGTTTTGTTCCATTAGCTGATTTGATTTGTAAGCTGTTTTGGAACCTCTTGGAAAGCACAGTTGGGATAGCCTCCTTTCTAGCTACAGCCGGAGCTTTTCTATAGGTCGAGAGGTGATCCGCAGAAATCACATTAAAATTCAAATCGTCACTTTTCTTCCaaaaaacttgaacaaatcCAGCGCCCTTGATCTGTTTATGTAACACCTCGATATAATACTTCTTTCCGCGCTCTAGTTTAATTGCTGTTTTCGATACTTGATTGCTGTATTTATCTAATTCGTCCTTTTTCGCCCACGCGATAGATTGTCTATCAAAAACACCTGCAATAAGTTGTTTATCCCTTGGATCTTCGCTAGGACTAAGCCATAATTCCGACGAATCATCCGAAGCAATTCCAAAAAGGTAAGAATCGCTTCGCGGTGGGTGAATGAAGCCAAATATTCTTTGTCCATAATCTCCTGTGTTGTCCTCGATAAGTGACACTTTGGCGACTTTCTCCTCATCTGGATGCTGAggaaagaaaggcagtttctTTAAGTTCTCCACGCTGTCCCCACACAAATTTCGCCAGATATATACATTGAGGAAACCGTCCAAAGTTGAAACTTTAGCAATTGACTCGCTAGTGTTTACCATCTGGGGGACGTCGTAAAACAGCTGAACTCCATTGTTGACGGTcaatttttcttgcaatttaGAAAACGTGAAGAGGAAAAATAAGATCGAGCAAGCAGATAGCACTGTCAAAAGTCTTCGCAATCTTTGAAACCTCCGTTTTGCCATGGGAGAAATGGACAAAATAATGCTAACACGTCTGATACTAAGGCCGGGAATAAGCTCTCCGTCTGGTTACGCGGACTCAAACTAGTTCCGGGATGTCTGGTTAATTAAATCATTTAAATTAATGCAAAGTAAATAATCCAGTATTACACCTTTTGCCGTTCATTAACCGCAAAGGGATATTCATTCAAGCAAGAAAGCATTGTCATTAGAGCGAACAGGTATACAATAACGCGAACGAAGTTTCAAGAATGCGATGGAACGTTCATTAACGAATTTAGAACAGAATTTAACAATCATCAATATGTTTGTGCAGGTTCATTAGCTTGTTTAAACTTTCATCAGCGTCTTTATGCAATGAATAAACAAATTCACACATTCAATAACGTTTTTTGCGCATTCATTAGCGCAAGACATTCTGACCGTACTTTTCCATTTTTTACAACCTGTAAATAAAACTCTTTACAAACATACCTGGAGTTGGGTATAAATATCAAGTCACTTTGGGTTGCTTTGCATCTAGTTTGCACGGTGGATTACACGTACATGTAGAATGGCTGTTCAAAGAAATCGGATTCCGAATGAAACGTGACTCAGAGAGCGTCTTGTGAGGTTC belongs to Acropora muricata isolate sample 2 chromosome 9, ASM3666990v1, whole genome shotgun sequence and includes:
- the LOC136929834 gene encoding beta-1,4-N-acetylgalactosaminyltransferase 3-like isoform X2, which encodes MAKRRFQRLRRLLTVLSACSILFFLFTFSKLQEKLTVNNGVQLFYDVPQMVNTSESIAKVSTLDGFLNVYIWRNLCGDSVENLKKLPFFPQHPDEEKVAKVSLIEDNTGDYGQRIFGFIHPPRSDSYLFGIASDDSSELWLSPSEDPRDKQLIAGVFDRQSIAWAKKDELDKYSNQVSKTAIKLERGKKYYIEVLHKQIKGAGFVQVFWKKSDDLNFNVISADHLSTYRKAPAVARKEAIPTVLSKRFQNSLQIKSANGTKHDYFKFYSLPFIPIENFLPSCDYKTTRQKVTRFQGIKWVISSHVWPEDDTTMGLDNENIVTRANLKVDEVLVESVVDKIMSSIERLNSEYYLKRTHQVKLKPGLLYGDRYLVDLELGIKHKKGSYRFSEHVYQQKGSSRLCSPKGLTWNKAATVYFVLPVKDQGEWVYHFVNEITAASLLTKDENFHVIVVDFESQDISISQAFDTDLLRSRHTIVNMTGKFYKTLALNKAVEHIPSEHDLLFLFDLHIDVPADIMDSVRKNTIKGHIVFCPQVGRLNCGSSSVDHKGYWELEGYGLVGVYKSDWIRFGGMNTEEFKYKWGGEDWDLLDRIINLSLEVERIKYPGLYHHYHTKRGNWD